In Aminivibrio pyruvatiphilus, the genomic stretch AAGACCTGAAAAACCTGAAAAAGGGTAAGAAAGAAAGGAAACGGGGAAACGAAAACAGTTCATTTCCCCGTCCGGGGAGTTATCCCTTTACTTGAGGGAACGAACCTGCGGATTTAGGGCGGATACGTTTTATGGATACATTATACGTTTTTCTGCTTTCTTGACAGACCCTGCGTGCAGTGGTACCTATATAATCGTCTGTCGACAGTAGACGATAGGTATTGCAGAGGAGGTCTCTCCATTAACAGCATAGCGAACCATCAGTCGCTCGCGAGGGAAGTGGCGGATTTTCTCCGCCGCGAGCTTCTCGTATCAGCGAAATACTCCCAGGGGACCTTTATCCGCGAGGAGGAGCTGGCCAGGGAGCTCAATATCAGCCGGGCCCCGGTGAGAGAGGCCCTGAAGGAGCTTGAGGGACAGGGGCTCGTGCGGTCCATCCCCCGGAAGGGATCCATGGTCCTCGGCTTTTCTCCTGTGGACGTGGAGGAGCTCTATGATATCCGTTTCGCCCTCGAGACCCAGGTGTTCGAAGTGCTGGTCAGGGACGGGCTTCTTTCCGACGGAGACTACGAACGGATGAACAGCCTTTATCGGGAGCTCCTCGCAGTTGCATCGAGCTCCATGGAGAAAAACGGGAAGGTCCTCGCCTTCAGCAGCATCGACCTTGACTTCCACCTTTTTATTGCGGAGCGCTCCGGGAGGCCCTGGACCATCCGGATTCTCAGGGGCGTGTATTTCCAGCTTCATCAGGCAATGGTGCAGCACCTTGAAAGTGAGGAGGAGCTGGCCTATTCGGCAAGGGAGCATCTGAAGATCATCCAGTCCCTGAAGGAAGGAGATCTTGATGCCTTGCGGGAGAGCAGGCATTACAGCTACTTC encodes the following:
- a CDS encoding GntR family transcriptional regulator, yielding MADFLRRELLVSAKYSQGTFIREEELARELNISRAPVREALKELEGQGLVRSIPRKGSMVLGFSPVDVEELYDIRFALETQVFEVLVRDGLLSDGDYERMNSLYRELLAVASSSMEKNGKVLAFSSIDLDFHLFIAERSGRPWTIRILRGVYFQLHQAMVQHLESEEELAYSAREHLKIIQSLKEGDLDALRESRHYSYFHRRLRKREKLEAYGM